The Bos indicus isolate NIAB-ARS_2022 breed Sahiwal x Tharparkar chromosome X, NIAB-ARS_B.indTharparkar_mat_pri_1.0, whole genome shotgun sequence genome has a window encoding:
- the LOC139181496 gene encoding melanoma-associated antigen 10-like — MPWRLAPVKSESTFQEEMCCGLIPGIALMVEMTLNEMVANLIKFLLLKYPAKELTSQVKMLKKALRDNQEHFPAVFSQASQCLQLVCGVEVKKVEPREHIYIMVPTMGLTYDVMLNSGQGLPRASLLVLVLSLIMWNADHAPEEKVWGALSRMGVCVKSEHCNFGEPRELLTHTWVQEGYLAYRQVPDSHPARSEFLWVPQAYAETSKWEAMAFLLRVKQRALRAFPPLSTEAAREEDEAA; from the exons ATGCCCTGGAGGCTTGCCCCTGTGAAGTCTGAGAGCACCTTTCAAGAGGAGATGT GCTGTGGTTTGATCCCAGGCATCGCCCTCATGGTCGAGATGA CTCTGAATGAGATGGTGGCCAACCTGATTAAGTTCCTGCTGCTCAAGTATCCAGCCAAGGAGCTGACCTCCCAGGTGAAAATGCTAAAGAAGGCCCTCAGGGATAACCAGGAGCACTTTCCGGCAGTCTTCAGCCAAGCCTCACAGTGCCTGCAGCTGGTCTGTGGTGTGGAGGTGAAGAAGGTGGAACCCAGGGAGCACATCTACATCATGGTCCCCACCATGGGCCTCACCTATGATGTGATGCTGAACAGTGGGCAGGGcctgcccagggccagcctcctgGTGCTGGTCCTCAGCCTCATCATGTGGAATGCAGACCACGCCCCTGAGGAGAAGGTCTGGGGAGCACTCAGCAGGATGGGTGTGTGTGTCAAGAGTGAGCACTGCAACTTTGGGGAGCCCAGGGAGCTGCTTACCCACACGTGGGTGCAGGAGGGGTACCTGGCATACCGGCAGGTGCCTGACAGCCACCCTGCCCGCTCTGAGTTCCTGTGGGTTCCCCAGGCCTATGCGGAGACCAGCAAGTGGGAAGCCATGGCATTTCTGCTCAGGGTCAAACAAAGGGCTTTGAGGGCCTTCCCACCCCTGTCTACAGAGGCTGCAAGGGAGGAGGACGAGGCGGCCTGA
- the LOC139181049 gene encoding melanoma-associated antigen 8-like, producing the protein MTEHLPSLGPTGSPGQVRQRVEPLSAFCGGWDLVLNFHAGPQRGGTRSCQGQGAAGTRRRRQRAAAGVLRSEGRGGPGSTRGQGIALVVEMSELSKPEEDFQDPGEAQGPVNVQLLGAEAGVAASASASSPTVSSLGTGESLPQEALNEMIASLMKFLLLKYRAKELTSQAEMLNKVLRDNQEYFPVVFNQASQCLQLVFGVEVKEVDPREHIYIMVPILGLTCNAMLNSGQSIPKAGLLVLVLNLIMRNGDRAPEEKVWGALSRLGVCVGSVHCIFGEPRALLTHAWVQEGYLEYRQVPYSHPARYEFLWGPRAYAETSKWEVMAFLLGVKQRALRTFPLQSAEAAREEDEVA; encoded by the exons atgacCGAGCATCTCCCCAGCCTAGGACCCACAGGAAGCCCTGGGCAGGTTCGGCAGCGTGTGGAGCCCCTCAGCGCTTTCTGTGGAGGCTGGGATCTTGTTCTGAATTTCCATGCAGGTCCCCAGAGGGGAGGGACCAGGTCGTGCCAGGGGCAAG gagctgcaggaaccAGGAGGCGAAGGCAGAGGGCTGCAGCTGGTGTCCTGAggtcagagggcagaggaggTCCAGGCAGTACCAGGGGTCAAG GTATCGCGCTCGTGGTCGAGATGAGTGAACTGAGCAAGCCCGAGGAAGATTTTCAGGACCCTGGCGAGGCCCAGGGCCCGGTGAATGTGCAGCTCTTGGGGGCTGAGGCAGGGGTGGCTGCATCCGCCTCGGCCTCCTCCCCCACAGTGTCCTCCTTAGGCACTGGGGAGTCCTTGCCCCAGGAAGCGCTGAATGAGATGATAGCTAGCCTAATGAAGTTCCTGCTCCTCAAGTATCGAGCCAAGGAGCTGACCTCCCAGGCGGAAATGCTGAATAAGGTCCTCAGGGATAACCAGGAATACTTCCCGGTGGTCTTCAACCAAGCCTCGCAGTGCCTGCAGCTGGTCTTTGGCGTGGAAGTGAAGGAGGTGGACCCCAGGGAGCACATCTACATCATGGTCCCCATCCTGGGCCTCACCTGCAACGCAATGCTGAACAGTGGGCAGAGCATCCCCAAGGCTGGCCTCCTGGTGCTGGTCCTTAACCTGATCATGCGGAATGGAGACCGTGCCCCTGAGGAGAAGGTCTGGGGAGCACTCAGCAGATTGGGTGTGTGTGTCGGGAGTGTGCACTGCATCTTTGGGGAGCCCAGGGCGCTTCTGACCCAcgcgtgggtgcaggaggggtACCTGGAGTACCGGCAGGTGCCTTACAGCCACCCTGCTCGCTATGAGTTCCTGTGGGGTCCCCGGGCTTATGCGGAGACCAGCAAGTGGGAAGTCATGGCATTTCTGCTCGGGGTCAAACAAAGGGCTTTGAGGACCTTCCCACTGCAGTCTGCAGAGGCTGCAAGGGAGGAGGATGAGGTGGCCTGA